TCTCCGACTTTTGAGATTGCCTCAATGGCCTGATTAAAATCATGCCAATGGCCCGGATCCACCATGAAAGTGGCTCTAATAGACACCTCATAAAAAAGCCCTATGCAGCTTGGGATGCGTCCTCAACCGGCACCACCAGGGGGTAGCCCTTATGCCGGATAATTTCAACCGGCAGTCCGTATACCTTGGTAAGCAGTCCTGACCGGATATCTTGAATTTTTCCCGCCCCGAACACGGTGTGATTTTTTAAGCAGATATATTGGTCCGCATACCGCAGCGCCGAATTCAGGTCATGCATGGTCATGATCACAGCAAGGTTGTGGTTCTGCACAATACCCCGGACAAGCGTTAAAATCCGCGTCTGATTTTTTAAGTCCAGACTGGAGGTGGGCTCGTCCAGCAGCAGAATATCGGTTTCCTGGACCAAGGCCCTGGCAATGGCCACCTGCTGCAACTCTCCGCCGGAAAGTTCGTACAAATTTTTAAGGGCCATGTGGGTCAGGTTCAGATGCTCCAACACCGACCCGACTTTTCTCAAATCTTCTTTAGTGGCCGTAAACCGCATATGGGGATAGCGCCCCATGAGGACGGCGTCAAACACCGTAATCTTACCGGCTTCATTATACTGGGCCACGTAACTGATCTCTTTGGCAATCTGGCGGATATCCATGGCTTTCAACGGTTGGCCTTTTACATGGATCCGGCCCGTTGACGGACTTAATATTTTATTTAGACATTTAAGTAATGTGGTTTTACCCACACCGTTGGGTCCTAATATTACGGTGATTTCACCCCGGGGAATGGAAAAGCTGATATCCTCAAGAATTTTAAGGGATTTATACTTAAAATCAATTTGGTTAACTGTCAAAATCATCTGGGATTGCCCTTTATAATAAGGTAAATAAAAACCGGTGCCCCCAGAAATGCCGTAAAAATAGAGACCGGCAGCACATGGGGGAGCATCACAAGACGTGCCGTCATATCTGCAGCCAGAAGAATCAAGGCCCCGGCCAGAATGGACGCCGGCAGCAGAAACCGGTGATCGTCGCCGATGATGCGCCGCACAATGTGAGGGGCAGCCAGGCCCACAAAACTGATGATCCCCACAAAGCTGATGATCAAAGCCGTCATCAAAGAGGCGGCCAGCATACCGGAAAGCCGGACCCATTCGACCCGGATGCCGATGCCTTTGGCGCTTTCATCCCCAAGGGCCATACCGTTGTAATCCCGGGATTTTACCAGGAAAAAACACAGCAGGGCAACCACAACCGGCGCCACCAGCGCAATGTCGTTCCAATCCGCCCGGGCCAGGTCACCGAAGGTCCAGAATACCATGGCTGCCAGCTGCACATCATCGGCAAAAAACTGCAGCAGCATGGTCCCGGCAGTAAACAGGGAACCCAATGCCACGCCGGTAAGCACCATGACCTGGGGAGATGCCCCTTTTCTGCCGGCTATAAAAATGATGACCAACGCAGTGAGAATGGAAAATGAAAAGGCCGTTGCCACGGTGATTACCGGACTTGAAATGGCCACGGCATCGCCTGAAGACGAAGCCATCACCCCGGTGCCCATGATGATGACGGACAGTGCCGCCCCGAATGCGGCTGCATGGGAAATGCCCAGGGTAAAAGGTGAGGCCAGAGGGTTTTTCAATACCGACTGCATGACAGCACCGGAAACGGCCAGGCCTGCGCCGCTTAAAATTGCGATCACGGTCTGGGGCAGCCGGATATTCCATACAATAAGATCAGCCTTCCGGGACGGCGCATCCAGCATTAATGTATATACTACATCAAGCAGGGGAAGTTTTACGGCCCCTTTGGACAAAGAGATGAGAAACAACCCGGCCATCAGACTGAAGAGGACGAAAAGCAACCAGGATTTTTTGCGAATATACCCGACATAGGCCTTGGGCACGGCCCCATGATCAAAGTGCATGCCCTTTATTTCGCTCCTAAATCAACCGGCTTGAATGCCTTATTCTGGAACAGGGCATCCATGTCTGCATAGACTTTGGCAGATAACAAAAAATCATAAATTTCATCTGCCTTCTTTGCCAGATCCACATCGGCAAACTGATCCGGATAAAGCACCTTTCCCACATACCAGGCATCGGCCAGGATGGAACCAAAATTCTGGGTGTACCAGTTATAGGGCAACACCCCGTATACCCGGCCATCAATCACGGCATCCAATGCCTGGAATACGGGATCTGTTTTTAATTCATAAAGCCCGCCATGACCTTCTCCCATCTGCAAGGTGGAAAGGTCCAGGAACAAAACGTCAGGATTTTCTTCCAGCAGTTTCTCTTTGGAAAACGTTGACTGAGAAAGGTTTTGCACTTTAACTTCGGAAGTCCTTGCAATGTTGCCTGCATTTACGAATTCAAAGGGTGGATAATTGGGTTCTGTGCTCAGAAATCCATGGGGGCCTTTATGGGCAATGCCGCCGACAAAACACGATTTTTTGTTTTCAATGGATGCGGTGCGATCGTTAAGCTCAGCGATCTGCTTGTTAAAAAAACCGATCAATGCCTCGGCCCGTTCTTCCCGGCCCAGGACCTGACCGATGATCCGCAGACTTTTGTAAATAATATCCCTTTGGGCGGCAAGATTGCCATATCCCAGCACCACCACCGGGATACCGGTTTTTTGTGACAATTCAACCGGATCATACCCCATGGAGGCATAGGTTTTAAAAATGACCTGGGGCGGTGTTGCAAGCCCCAAAATTTTTTCAGGATCATCGTTGCCCCTGAACTCCCCAAACACCGGCAAATTTTTGTACCGGGGATTGGCAATGGCATAGGGCCGGGCATCAAACTGTTTCCTGGCCGTTTCCATATCATCCACCGCCACTACCAACTCCTGGGCATTGAAATAGGTGATCAGGCGCAAAGCCCCCGGACCCGAACAGATGATGCGGCTGACTTGGTCCGGTACCGCAACGGTTTTACCCGTACTGTCCACAATAGTCTCTGCATTTGCCGGAAAAACGGACAAGATCAGCAACAAAAAGCCCCATAACCATAAAAATTTCGTCTTCATTTTAACTCCTTGAAATAAAAAAGCCACAACGGTCCGACGCCTTTAAAAAAGGATTTCGGTATGCCTTCGTGGCTTAAATTTTATATGTCTGGCAAAGCTTACTTCTATGGCTGCCTTCAGACAGCGTTAGGCTAATCCTAATTGAACGGACAATCATGTGTCAACAGGCGGTTACAGAATGCCGCCTTCACCATTCAGCGTTACGGCAATCACCTTTGCCCCGTACATTTCAATGAGCTTGATCTCTCCTTCGACCGTGGGCAGGCGACAGCCAAAGCCCTCCACCGTGTCAAAAAAATTTCTGAAAGGCGTATGCTGCAGGATCACCCCCTTTGCATTACCGGACACAATCAATTCCGCACCGCAGGGGCCCAAGGGATTACGCAGCGCAGACTGGCCTTCCAGAATCATGAGATCCGGATTGGATTTTTCCGCACATTCAACAATGGCCGCTTCAAGCTCTCCGCAGACAAAATCATTGGGGGTGGCATCCAAGACAAGGGCCTGCCAATCGTCATCCAGCCTTCCGCCGCACAGGGCCACCCCGATGACCGCATAATCCGGGGTTGTACCGGTGGTGTAGGTGAATGCCTTGACACTGGAAAAAATGGGAATGTCCCTTTGGATACCGTCCAGCACAACACCGGCATCCTTTCCGGCGTTGCCCTCATCAATGACGCCCATAATCGTGAACCGTTCGGTTCCCCGCACAAGACCATGGGCGGTTTTAGCATCATTGAGGTGGAACAGGCCCTTGGTCAGGACCACAGCGGTTCCCATATAAATCCGGTTAGTATGTTCTTTGTAAGTTGGGTTCATATTATTTGATCTTTTTTGTGTTAATTAGTGGAGGATTCGGACACCTATGCCAGACCGATCTGTAAGGCGCATTACGCCGTTTTCAATGACGAACCCCTCATCCACCATGTCTCTGGCAAGGTCAAGGCTTCCGTCAAGATCCAGGTACCGGGTGGCAGGGCTTGCAAAGGCGGCATGCAGGGCTGCGGCAATGCTTACACGGCTTTCGTCCATGCATCCCCACATCACGCCAATGCCGCAACGCCGGGCGATTTGGGCAATTTCAAGGCCCAGCGCAATGCCGCCGCATTTCATCAGCTTGATGTTGAATGATCCAAAGGGCCGGGGTGGATGGAGCAAGGCATAGGCGTCGGCAGGATTGTGCAGACATTCGTCAGCCATAGAAAAATTACGTTCATCTTCAGACAGCCCTGCCATGGACGCAGTCTGGTCCACATGGAGGGGCTGCTCCACAAATTCCAGGTTCGCTTCGCTTGTGCCTGCCAAAAATTTTTTATACTGATCCATGTCGTATCCCTGATTGGCGTCCACCCGGATGCGGACATCTTTACTTATGTGTGCCCTGAGGCGGCAAACCCGTTCGATGTCCTGATCCACATCCATACCTATTTTTATCTTAAGAATCCTGAATCCCCGGCCGGTATATTCGTCGGCCTCGGCCAGCATCTCGTCAAGACTTTTAATGCCGATGGTGATGGATGTGGGCATGGCGGTGTGCACCCGTCCCAGAATCTCTACCAGGGGGCGGTCCAGGGCCTTGCCCATGAGATCGTACAGGGCAATATCCATGGCGGCCATGGCGGCAGGCGTTGCCGCCATCTTTGTTTCCATGGTTTTAAGCCGGGAAACGGCATCTACCAAATCCAACCCTTCAAAAAGGAGGCAGGCCTGTTCTTTTAACACCTTCTCACAGGCATCAATACTTTCATTGGTAACATCTTCAGCCGGGGAACCGGCCCCGATGCCCACAAGCCCTGTATCCGTTTCAAGAAGAACAAACAAATTTTCCGCATGGGTGAATGTATCGTAGGCAATGGTGTAAGGGCGCGTCAATTCCAGGTTTTCCCTGGAAATTGTTACTTTTTTTATTTTCATATGATTTCACCTGATATGTTTGTTATGGTTGCATCGGGTCCCGGCAGAGGCCATGTCCATCAATCAACACACGTTTGATGACGGCGCCGGCTCCAGATTCTTGTTATTATGAAAATTATGTCAAGCGTTATCTTAAGAATACTTTAGGAAGCCATACAATGGAAAATGAAATTGTCATATACAACGGTACGCTTTTAACCATGGAACAGGGGTTGCCAGTCATTGAAAACGCCATGGTCCGTATAAAGGGGAATAAAATTGCCCAATGCGGCCCGGCTGTCCCCGGCCAAAGCTATGAAGGGGCAACCCTGATTGATGCCTGTGGCGGAATTATTATGCCCGGCTTTGTGAATGGACATACCCATACGCCCATGTCCATGTTCCGGGGGCTGGCCGACGACCTGCCCCTGGATGTCTGGCTCCATGAACATATTTTCCCTGCCGAGGCAAGGGACGTAAACCCGGAATCCGTAGCGCAATGGGCGGCCCACTCCTGCCGGGAAATGCTGGCCGGCGGCATCACCACATGCTGCGACGGTTATTTTTTTGAAAGCCATGCGGCACAGGCCATGGCAGCCACCGGTATCCGGGCCGTGGCCGGACAGGGCGTGATTGACTACCCTGCCCCAGGCGTTCCTGATCCGTCCAACAATATAGGTCTTGCAAAGGAATTTATCGAACGTACCCGGCCCCTCTCCCCCCGGGTGACCCCCTCGGTTTTCTGCCACTCACCCTACACCTGCTCAAAACAGACACTTGTTGCAGGAAAAACCCTTGCCCGGGACCATGGGGTTCTGTTCCAAATCCATGCGGCAGAGACCCGGGCCGAACCGGGTATGATCAAAGGCAACAACGATCTGTCCGTAATCGCTTATCTGGACAACCTGGGCATCCTTGATCCGGACACCCTTTTAGTCCACTGCGTGTGGGTGGATGAAAAGGATATTGAAATCATTGCCAAACGGGGGTGCGGAGTAATCCACTGCCCGGAATCCAATATGAAACTGGCATCCGGGGTAGCACCGGTACCGGACATGACCGCCGCCGGTCTGACTGTAGGTCTTGGCACGGACGGGTGCGCATCCAACAACGATCAGGATATGTTTTCCGAAATGGACACAGCGGCCAAACTGCATAAGGCGGTGCGCCTGGATCCCTGCGTCATGGATGCCCGAACCTGTCTGAAAATGGCCACCATTGACGGGGCAAAGGCCCTGGGAATGGGTGATGTCACAGGTTCCATACGTCCGGGGAAGGCTGCGGACATCATTGTAGTGGACACAACCGGTCTTCACATGACCCCCATGCATGACCCTTATTCAGGGATCGTCTATGCAGCAAGGGCTTCGGATGTCCTTTTGGTGATGGTGGACGGCAACGTACGCTTTGAAAAATAGGATACCGACCCAGTCATTGGAACCGGACAGGCGGGTAAATCTGGAGACACTTTACCTATTTGGGTAAATCTGGGGACACTTTACCTATTTATTGACAAAAGTTAGATGACATGCTTAACTTCATCTCATGGCACGAATGGCAAGAGCAGTGGCGCCGGGTTTCCCCCATCACATTACACAAAGGGGAAATAGAAGGCAGCAGACATTTTTCAGGGATCAGGACTTTAAAGCCTATCTGGCTTTGATGGCGGAATGGTGTTTGAACTATAAGGTTGATATATGGGCCTATTGCCTGATGCCCAATCACATTCACCTTATCGCAGTTCCTGAAACCAAGGATGGATTAAATCTGGCCGTCGGGGAGGCACACCGGCGATATACGAGAATGATCAATTTCAGGGAAGGCTGGCGCGGTCATCTATGGCAGGGGAGGTTCGCATCATTTATCATGGAAGAAAGTTACTTGCTGGCATGCACGAGGTATATTGAGTATAATCCTGTCCGTGCCGGTCTGGTAAAACGTCCTGAGGATTGGAAATGGAGCAGCGCCGGGGCACATATGGATGAGAAGGATGACATTCTTGTCAAAACAAGACCTTTGCTTGAAATTGTTAACACATCCTGGGTAGATTTTTTATCCTCTGACATTAAAGAATCTGAAATCGAATTGTTCAGAAAGCATGAACGTAACGGCCGACCGTTGGGAAAAACGACTTTTGTAAAGCAATTGGAGACTATTTTAAACAGACGACTCAGACCAAAGAAGCCAGGCCGGAAGAAAAATGCGTAAGGTGTCCCCAGATTGATGTCCCCAGATTGACATATCCAAAGGCACATCAAGATCAAAAGCGATGCAAATCCTTTTGACCCGGATCATCAACAATACTTCCGGGCAAGACGGGTAAAGCCAAAGGTCATTCCCGTCACAGTGGCCGAGAAAATATGTAATGGAATAACTGTAAATTTCAGCATAGGCAAGAGAAAACAGCCGGGCGGCCCTGCAAGGCTTAGCCTTAGAAATGCTTGAGCCGTATGACGGGAAACTGTCACGTACGGTTCTGAGGGGGGAAAGGAACTGGAAAGTTCCTGACCTACCCGATCTCTAATATCCACGGTCAAAAAGGGAACTTTAGACATGGAACAACGAATAAGCGTTGTGACAATAGGCGTCACCAACTTGGCTCTTTCACAAAGATTTTACGAGAAAGGGTTGGGGTGGACTATCGGTTCTACGGCTGAGCAAATCAAATTTTTTCAACTTAATGGATTGATTTTTGCGCTTTATCCAATAGATGCGTTAGCTGAAGATGCGCAAGTCCCAAATACAAATAAACGAACAGATTTTTCGGGGGTAACACTTGCATATTGTGCCCGATCCAAAGAAGAGGTTAACGAAGTCCTTAGGCGGGCAGAAAATGCAGGGGCTCGTATAACCAAACCTGCGCAGGATGTTTTTTGGGGTGGATACTCCGGGTATTTCGCTGACCCAGATGATCATCTTTGGGAAGTTGCATACAATCCGTTCTGGAGAATAGATGAGAAAGGCAATGTATTCTTGGAAGCCCCTTAGTGTGTCAGGATTGTGCCCAACGAATAAGGATAGATCGTGTGAGGAACGAACCACGATCTTATCCGATTGTTGAACAAGCCCGGCCCAAATGAGCCGGGTTTCCATATATATGAAAATATCTTTTTGGGGATTAAGGATCTGTAAATCGGGGGGCTAAATCGGGGTAGAGTAGGAGCCAGGGCGCGTAGCCCAGGCTCCCCTCATCAAACCGTGCATACGGTTTTCCCGTACACGGCTTTCCGATGTTCTTCATTGTAAGGCTTACGCCCTTTTCCATTTTGCGTAAGTTGGAATTCTATACAAATACAACTTGTTGTAAAGAAAATCTGTAGAGAACCGTTTATACCCATTTGTCCGGGTACGAACTTTATGCCGTATACATAAATGTTTACGGACCCTTTCTTCGGTAAACCATTTGACCCGAGCCAACACTTTCGTGCTGTGCTTATAATGGAAATAGGCTGACCATCCTTGGATCGCATAGTTGATCTCATCAATCAAATTTGGCACCGACACCGGTGTCCTGCGGCGGTGAGTTAGTCTTTTCACCGTAGCCTTGATACGCTCTTCCGAGCGTTTGGATGGTTCAGTATGCGGATACCACTTCCCGCTTCGGGGACTGCGTCTCATTTGAAATCGAAACCCAAGGAAATCAAAGCTGTCTTGATAGGCATTGACTATCTTGGTCTTCTGATCATTCATCTTGAGTCCACATCTATCCAGAACCATCTTTACCATTTGTATAGATGTGTCTGTTTTACCTTTACAGAGTATCACACGTCGAGTAGCCCGAGGGAACCGCCCCCTCAGGCTCTCACAGAATCGGACGTGAACGTCTCCGCTCATCCGGCTCCTATTGACCAGCCTATGCATAGAGCAATCGCCAATGGGCAAACAAATTTGGCTGTCTTCGTGCAATTCGTTCCAGCCATTGACTTGCCCTTCTTCGATGTCCTCTAAAACGTTTGTATTTCCTTGTTGCCCAAATCACCAATCGGCGATCAAGACACCTTAAGGCCGGGTATAACGCAGATTTATAAAACCTGCCATAATAGTTAATCCAGCCTTGAATGACAGGATTGAACATTTGGGCTAAATCCTCCAGGCTCTTGTCGCTGCGCCTGGGCCAATTCCACTTTCGTGAGGTTTGTCGAATTGCTTTTGCTGCTTTATTGCTTATGGCAGGAGAGAAATTAATGAAGAATTTTCCCCATCGGCTTTTTGATCTTCGAGCACGAAAAGTATAACCCAGAAAATCAAAGCTTGTCAGGGAATAATCCTTTTGCCGGTCTGTATCCTTGCAGTAGACGATTTTTGTCTTTTCCGGATGCAGTTCCAGCCCCACACTCTCCATTCGCTCGTTCAGCTTTCTCAGCAAATATTCTGCCTGGGCAAGGCTTTTACAATGGCAGACTGCATCATCCGCATAGCGTTCAAACGGTATGGTCGGATATTCCCTCTCCATCCAGTTGTCGAATGCATAATGCAAAAAGAGATTAGCCAGCAAGGGACTGATAACACCGCCTTGCGGGGTTCCCTTCTTTGGATAGAATAGTGTGCGATCTGTCATCATCACCGGGGCTTTCAGCCACCGTTCTATATACAGAATCACCCACTTGATATCCGTGTGATACCGAACTGCTCTCATCAAAAGATCATGATCAATATTATCGAAGGAACACACGACACACTACCCACCTCGACGGTTTTCCGCCTAAAGTAACGATAACAAAAAATCTTCATCCATTGGAGGGGAAAGCCCTTGATGTCCTCAGTTGGCTTCACAGAAATGGGATTTTACATTTGACCCTGGTTTTACCTGATGGCACGAGATCCTATATACCTGCTGATTGGACAAATCTGGGCGACATTTGCCCCCAATTCAAAGCAACAGACAACCGGAAACAGACGGATCTAATTGCCTCAAGATCGAACTTACTACAGGTACGGAAGATAGTAGATACCCTCCTCTCAAAAATATATCCTTCAAAGCATAAGTCTGAAACCGCTTTAAAGGAGGGACATAACCATGCAAAAGCAATTGGAACTTTGGCCCGATCAGGAGGAGCAGAAAACTCAAGAAATCTGGAACAATCTCAATCTTCAACAGAAGAAAAAAATCATAACCATTCTATCACGTCTTGTCAGCAAATGTGTCTACTTGAAAAAAACAAATCAAACCAGGGAGGCGGATCATGATGAATAATCAAAAAATTAAGCCGGACCACTTGCAACGGACCGCCTATATTTATATCAGACAGTCAACCGCCGCCCAAGTCGAATTTAATCGAGAATCCACTGAAAGGCAGTACAAACTCAAGGACAGAGCAGTTGATCTGGGCTGGACAGAACGACAAATTCGAATAATTGATCAAGATTTGGCTCAATCCGGTTCCAGTACTTCACAACGTAAAGGTTTTGGTGAAATGATCTCAGAAGTCGCCCTTGGAAAAGTTGGTTTGATCCTGTCCATTGAGGTATCAAGGGTTGCACGGAACAACTCTGATTGGTACAGATTACTTGATCTGTGCAGCGTAACCAACACACTTATCGGCGACAGTGACGGTCTCTACCATCCGGGGCTTTTTAATGACAGACTTTTACTGGGCATGAAAGGTACTATGGCCGAGGCAGAACTTCATGTCATTCGAGCCAGATTAGAAGGTGGTATCCGGAATAAAGCTGCCAAAGGGGAATTGCGCCGGGGGCTGCCGGTCGGCTTTATCTGGGGTGATCAGGATGGAGAAGTTTTAATGCATCCCGATCAGGCCGTTACCGGAGCCATTCATACTGTTTTTGAAAAATTTACGCATATGGGGTCTGTCCGGCAAGTATGGCTATGGTTTCGATCAAACAAATTACTATTTCCGTTGCAAACCATCCTTCTTCCGGAAATTAAATGGGTGACGGCCAGCTACCATGCAATCCATTCTGTTATGACGAATCCTGTATATGCCGGGGCTTATACCTATGGTAAAACAAAACAAGAATGCGTTATCGACGAAACCGGCCAGGTTAAAAAACGAACCAAGCGGTTACCTCAATCCCAATGGGCGGTATTAATCCATGACCATCACAAGGGGTTTATCGACTGGAAGACCTATGAAATGAATCAAGCCCGAATTGCTAAAAATACTCGGCCGGTACCTCATAAAACCACTGGTGCCGTCAGAGAAGGAGCGGCTTTGTTGCAAGGACTTGCCACCTGTGGGAAATGTGGACGTAGGCTTAAAGTATATTACCAAGGAAAGAACTCCAGCCCCGGATACTATTGTGCTGCCAATAACATTGTAGAAGGCCGGGCAAAATACTGCATGCGTGTCGGAGGTGTAAAAATTGACACCGTAGTTGCCGACGCCTTCTTGAATACGATTACACCTGCTGCCATGGATGCAATCTTGCTCGCCGAAAAGAACATTAAAACTGAACATGACGCAGCTTTAAATCAATGGCGGTTACATATTGAACGGCTTCAATATGAAGCAGATAGAGCAGAACGTCGTTTCCAAGCAGTAGAGCCGGAAAATCGTCTGGTTGCCCGCACTCTTGAGAATCAATGGGAAACATGTCTTCACCAACTTCAGGCTGCAAAAAATGAATTTGAACAATGTCAAAGACAACGGCCAGAAGCGCTAACACCTGAACAACGTGATCATATCCATACACTCAGTAAAGACATAAAGCTGGTTTGGCAGGCTCCAACGACGACGTACCGGGACAAAAAAGAATTGCTTCAAATTTTATTGCAAGAGGTAAATATCAGTGTGGATCGCACCCTGAATACTGCCCACCTGATTATACGATGGCAGACAGATGCAGTTACTGAAATTGATATGAACCTTCCTAAAAGAAATTCTCCAACGATCCGAACCGCACAAGACACTATTGATCTTGTGCGCCGTCTTGCAGTTCATTATAATGATGCAATGATTGCTGGTATTTTAAACAGGCAGGGCAGACAGACCGCCCGGGGTCATAGGTTTACAGCAAATAGGGTTGGTAATCTACGTCGGCACTGGAATATTCCCAAATTTGATCCAACGAGTGTTTCTCCTGATGAAGGTGAACTGGTAACCGTTCAAAAAGCAGCTGAAATTCTTGACGTCGCCTCTGGAACAGTCCACCGTTGGCTCTTAGACGGCTTTATTGCCGGAGAGCAAATCACACCAGGAGCCCCGTGGCGTATTCGGATGACAGAGGATTTAAAATCCCGCTTCGTTCAACAGCCTCCCGAGGGTTATGTCACCATGAAAGAGGCTAAAAAATTACTCGGTGTCTCACGCCAAACGGTATTGCATCGTGTAAAATCCGGCAAGCTACCTGCTGTCCATGTGCGCAAAGGAAAACAAATGGGTTTATATATCAAGGTGATAGACAAACAGATGGATCTTTTTAATCAACTTTCATGAAAGGATGTGCAGTATGACGATGGCTCCAAAAAGCCTTTAATATCAAGATCCAATACCCAGTCATACTCCCAACAATTCTTCCGGGCTTTGCCGACTGCATCCAAGGCAGATTTCCCTGGTCGATAGCCATAAGAATCCGGATGGAAATGTTTTTCCAGTTCCGGCTCCAATTGCTGCTTGACTATCTGTTGAGCGATTCTGTCCGACACTGTCGGTATTCCCAGCGGTCTCATTCGACCGTCTCCCTTGGGTATTTCCACCCTCAGTACCGGAGGGGGGAAATAACTGCCCGAGGACATCCGATTCCAGAGCTTGTATAGATTGTCCTT
Above is a window of uncultured Desulfobacter sp. DNA encoding:
- a CDS encoding recombinase family protein; the protein is MMNNQKIKPDHLQRTAYIYIRQSTAAQVEFNRESTERQYKLKDRAVDLGWTERQIRIIDQDLAQSGSSTSQRKGFGEMISEVALGKVGLILSIEVSRVARNNSDWYRLLDLCSVTNTLIGDSDGLYHPGLFNDRLLLGMKGTMAEAELHVIRARLEGGIRNKAAKGELRRGLPVGFIWGDQDGEVLMHPDQAVTGAIHTVFEKFTHMGSVRQVWLWFRSNKLLFPLQTILLPEIKWVTASYHAIHSVMTNPVYAGAYTYGKTKQECVIDETGQVKKRTKRLPQSQWAVLIHDHHKGFIDWKTYEMNQARIAKNTRPVPHKTTGAVREGAALLQGLATCGKCGRRLKVYYQGKNSSPGYYCAANNIVEGRAKYCMRVGGVKIDTVVADAFLNTITPAAMDAILLAEKNIKTEHDAALNQWRLHIERLQYEADRAERRFQAVEPENRLVARTLENQWETCLHQLQAAKNEFEQCQRQRPEALTPEQRDHIHTLSKDIKLVWQAPTTTYRDKKELLQILLQEVNISVDRTLNTAHLIIRWQTDAVTEIDMNLPKRNSPTIRTAQDTIDLVRRLAVHYNDAMIAGILNRQGRQTARGHRFTANRVGNLRRHWNIPKFDPTSVSPDEGELVTVQKAAEILDVASGTVHRWLLDGFIAGEQITPGAPWRIRMTEDLKSRFVQQPPEGYVTMKEAKKLLGVSRQTVLHRVKSGKLPAVHVRKGKQMGLYIKVIDKQMDLFNQLS
- a CDS encoding reverse transcriptase domain-containing protein: MLREKYKRRTRKYESTDAGHRGGATRSSDEDSVMELERRGSIDQLEVKKTTGNRRIGLNQAKPFCIPKSEVVEAYERVKANKGAAGFDGQSIEGFEFSLKDNLYKLWNRMSSGSYFPPPVLRVEIPKGDGRMRPLGIPTVSDRIAQQIVKQQLEPELEKHFHPDSYGYRPGKSALDAVGKARKNCWEYDWVLDLDIKGFLEPSSYCTSFHES